Proteins from one Oryza sativa Japonica Group chromosome 12, ASM3414082v1 genomic window:
- the LOC4352216 gene encoding serine/threonine-protein kinase D6PKL1, with protein sequence MGSSGCSSEIVEFTEEFDDNAPVSCPNLMHIRVKPEEKDGRCYPVEDDLEQLLKAIDSRTFRRTLSPGQAGADALRKNGQKKSSRSGPAQAAGIGISSKPVNMKQALRRLCISQASEMAAMKRLSMSPGSSSSSEVGTIHRLYASLMVQSNGESHLHDDEKMNLIEISITPEKFSKNSSRATSEFSEDCDFETADGSAVTSLHSASSTSAEIQKIRIQDVISGDPIDSESSMVENEKLNKKVSTATDGSSPRAPILSKPITTSRLVKPVFRCKTIGKKKLKEEPPSLGTSSNSTKFCSSKESISLASTSCSSTSSITNPTSCADDEKTNLGPEKSGDKSPEWLRSEEKGECSQNSNSISEYGCSTSISDESQFGLCSYNNRPHMAKDLRWITIRELALQQGSLGLDNFKLLKRLGCGDIGTVYLAELVDSECLFALKVMDIEYLINRKKMLRAQAEREILEMLDHPFLPTLYAHFTTDNLSCLVMEYCPGGDLHVLRQRQPGRSFPEPAARFYVAEVLLALEYLHMLGVIYRDLKPENILVREDGHIMLSDFDLSLRCSVNPVLLRSSSVAANHQPRKLAGPCAESSCISSSCQPSCAQTSCFMARPPLPKPRKPKSSHRKLPQLVVEPIDARSNSFVGTHEYLAPEIIKGDGHGSAVDWWTFGVFLYELLYGKTPFRGPGNDETLANVVSQNLKFPENPSVSSNAKDLIKGLLVKEPENRLGSLRGAAEIKQHPFFEGLNWALIRSAAPPETRPCDVVTLTTAKKKKEGKCLEFRSNSEDLEFEVF encoded by the exons ATGGGGTCGTCTGGTTGCAGCTCTGAGATAGTTGAGTTCACCGAAGAATTCGACGATAATGCGCCGGTTAGTTGCCCCAATTTGATGCATATTAGAGTGAAGCCTGAGGAGAAAGATGGGAGGTGTTACCCTGTGGAGGATGACCTTGAACAGCTTCTCAAGGCGATCGACAGCAGGACCTTCCGTCGGACGCTTAGCCCTGGTCAGGCTGGCGCCGACGCTCTGCGGAAGAATGGTCAGAAGAAATCGTCTAGGTCTGGGCCGGCTCAAGCTGCGGGGATCGGGATTTCGTCCAAGCCTGTTAATATGAAGCAGGCGTTGAGGAGGCTGTGCATTTCGCAGGCGTCGGAGATGGCCGCGATGAAGAGGCTGTCGATGTCGCCTGGATCATCGAGTTCGTCGGAAGTGGGGACTATCCACAGGCTTTATGCCTCCTTGATGGTCCAGAGCAACGGTGAGAGCCATCTGCATGATGATGAGAAGATGAACTTGATTGAGATATCGATCACTCCAGAAAAGTTTAGTAAGAACTCGTCCAGAGCAACAAGCGAGTTCAGTGAAGACTGTGATTTCGAGACAGCCGACGGGAGTGCAGTCACCTCCCTGCATTCTGCATCATCTACCTCGGCTGAGATACAGAAGATCAGGATCCAAGATGTCATCAGTGGTGACCCTATAGACAGCGAGAGTTCTATGGTGGAAAATGAGAAATTAAACAAGAAAGTTTCCACAGCTACCGACGGTAGCTCTCCCAGAGCCCCTATCTTGAGCAAACCGATCACTACCTCACGGCTTGTTAAGCCAGTCTTCCGATGCAAGACCATCGGTAAGAAGAAACTGAAAGAAGAACCACCTTCATTGGGTACTTCCTCCAACAGTACAAAATTCTGCTCTTCAAAGGAGTCCATCTCCCTTGCATCAACCAGTTGCTCTTCAACATCCAGCATAACAAATCCCACTAGCTGTGCAGATGATGAGAAAACAAATCTCGGGCCAGAAAAATCTGGTGATAAATCGCCTGAGTGGTTAAGATCAGAGGAAAAGGGGGAGTGCTCCCAGAATTCAAACAGCATTAGTGAGTATGGATGTAGCACGAGCATCAGTGATGAGAGCCAATTTGGATTGTGTAGCTACAACAACAGACCACACATGGCAAAGGATCTGCGTTGGATAACCATCCGTGAGTTGGCATTGCAACAAGGATCCTTAGGTCTTGACAATTTCAAGCTTCTGAAGAGGCTTGGTTGCGGCGATATAGGGACTGTGTACCTAGCTGAGTTGGTTGATTCAGAGTGCTTGTTTGCTTTGAAGGTTATGGACATAGAGTACCTGATCAATAGAAAGAAGATGCTGCGTGCACAGGCTGAGAGGGAGATTCTAGAAATGCTGGATCACCCATTCCTTCCGACTCTTTATGCCCATTTTACCACAGACAATCTTTCGTGCTTGGTCATGGAGTACTGTCCAGGAGGTGATTTGCATGTTCTTCGTCAAAGACAACCTGGGAGAAGCTTTCCGGAACCAGCTGCAAG GTTTTATGTTGCAGAGGTTCTCCTTGCACTTGAATATCTTCACATGTTGGGGGTCATATACCGTGATCTTAAGCCTGAGAACATCCTAGTCCGTGAAGATGGTCACATTATGCTATCGGACTTTGACTTGTCCTTAAGGTGCTCAGTGAACCCCGTACTCCTCCGATCATCCTCTGTAGCAGCAAACCATCAACCAAGGAAGCTTGCAGGACCTTGTGCAGAAAGCAGCTGCATCAGTTCATCATGCCAGCCTTCTTGTGCCCAAACATCTTGTTTCATGGCACGTCCTCCATTGCCAAAGCCTCGGAAGCCTAAATCTTCACACAGAAAGCTCCCTCAGCTTGTTGTTGAACCTATAGATGCAAGGTCCAATTCCTTTGTAGGAACACACGAGTACCTCGCACCAGAAATCATCAAAGGGGATGGTCATGGTAGTGCTGTGGACTGGTGGACCTTTGGCGTCTTCCTTTATGAACTGTTGTACGGTAAGACACCTTTCAGAGGTCCTGGGAATGATGAAACATTGGCAAATGTGGTTTCGCAGAATCTCAAGTTCCCAGAAAATCCATCTGTCAGCAGTAATGCCAAAGATCTTATCAAAGGTTTGCTAGTGAAGGAGCCAGAGAACAGACTTGGATCATTGAGAGGAGCAGCTGAAATCAAGCAACACCCTTTCTTTGAAGGCTTAAATTGGGCCTTGATACGATCTGCCGCTCCTCCAGAGACGCGACCCTGTGACGTTGTGACCCTCACGAcagcgaagaagaagaaagaaggcaAGTGCCTGGAGTTCAGGAGTAACTCTGAGGACCTGGAATTTGAAGTTTTTTAG
- the LOC4352215 gene encoding light-harvesting complex-like protein OHP1, chloroplastic translates to MTLLISIVQPPSLLAIQFQPLQNNRFKRNNPAISARARTVRARAAELPAGVVVPREQPKLSEPFLGFTKTAEVWNSRACMIGLIGVFIVELVLSKGVLQTIGLEVGKGLDLPL, encoded by the exons ATGACGTTATTAATCTCCATAGTTCAACCACCATCCCTCCTGGCAATCCAATTCCAACCCCTCCAGAACAACAGATTCAAGAGGAATAATCCTGCCATCTCAGCAAGAGCAAGAACTGTCAGAGCTAGGGCAGCAGAGCTCCCAGCAGGA GTTGTGGTGCCAAGGGAGCAGCCCAAGCTGAGTGAGCCATTCCTAGGGTTCACCAAGACTGCAGAGGTTTGGAACTCTAGGGCCTGCATGATTGGTCTCATTGGGGTTTTCATTGTGGAGctg GTGCTGAGCAAGGGTGTTCTTCAGACAATTGGACTGGAAGTGGGGAAAGGACTCGATCTTCCACTGTAG